One region of Endozoicomonas sp. Mp262 genomic DNA includes:
- a CDS encoding LPD5 domain-containing protein, producing the protein MLKFKDFANTPEYQQADPATRLEMRRAYFDTQIRPRIPARYVDTQWQQFDQATGELGDPTQGYFGDTLDAFQQGFYRGIGDLASGADYLVGGDGENAAADYLRGVADDQLNQMSPEGREAMQGFGIEEKPDSFFGYGLKDTSSWRGFRLQLAAAAGSFLPSIIPGGAVARGLSWGAKGKRAFDLADKARKIETVDDARRVKKLNDRINRTAFATGYGATGGAMIGGGAAEQTKQVVLNSGYEDLKDLPRFQELYRQEYESAGGGDTRAPFERARELLAAEAAKESFAPAAGVGALSMGVAGPLLDRLGRGLGATGRISNAGKGVVVEGAQEFTEGAGQQVASNLGQQSIGMEVDTTQGAMAEGLTGAIVGGPVGGVVGAVPTPQGRPDQGDVQQTLKDLHSQRQTLQDQMTRPDADRAILTGLLRKNAIATAQAESLVRGRQEIPLGKAVDLPPQVPPQTPPGSTHQPHTESTRQQHPDDPRYTGNEETDLQLYASRASALNKLLHGQKWTKQQRPLKRQLKALVKQRKELEKKSQTLAATQTDPFTPADSQPQIEAISKALKQGDSEAASQLITALAKQTGQELKQLARQQPDPEAATQEQFTDRGTIDTPLDELSLSDDVPQFKSGANENGVVEPLGGEFDRTGLSPIQVWVRKDGRKEVISGRHRLDLARRSGEETIPAQYHYEAEGFDRDQAAVLDAILNIREGQGKVRDYVGFIQSTGLTEEEADAQGILARATGRRAYTIATQGGDTLIAAHGAGEITDEAATRIARAAPKNEALQAVGLKALQDGKTITLAENMVKAVGTMTQGQQSESEGGDLFGFDDSALKEAENLARQAAAKQAAIQKTLSAVQGAAKRPDLAAKEGVDVKNPAAVKARIAELKKEKQAWENWHTNPELTAQLRESLPEPEAKPELELNSPSEKELAAQEKARQQTESREQTEKKAQENKAKADSEAKDFELGIQGSGQDVSAKQSDLLTEQPATTRTEKQGKKNQEKTAQKNPEKNEEKKSGKKAPEKTGKKSAEKPAEKIEDFGEKIGGARKDVWGGFRDALVDDLDLSILPLSKTFPQPDYVKLAEAGVDREVLGLIAAIRAEIPANKPRRSYRLEQWATNVKAARELARMMIDGERTAAQMRELMRTTEFRGFRPIADIGPVLAQVEPADLKKAGHYRIRSGHFNVFNGKSYPGGKTFWFLATDTRRVIDGTSGETLAAVQAKAVDYINQRLADESGSSGGRKTTFGVFQNRQSKQYWVGKKIAAGKYIKLKTGFDKVADARAFLKENQQWLEDELKKRKEIPAHRRETNHARKGRDYRKGKDVTPEDFGKAFGFRGVEFGNWVEQHKRQTDLNEAYDALHDLAELLGIPTQGISLNGELGLAFGARGRKGAKAHYEPDYVVINLTKKSGPGSLAHEWWHALDNYFARSRGDKHEFISRNIRKSVYDKAQGEWRKDTHVRDEVESAFQAVVEAIRATGLPKRSKALDGLRTKDYWSTMVEMTARTFETFVIDRLAVSGFENDYLANVSSVDAFSAAGVDYPYLLAAEEKAVHDAFEKLFKTIKHRKTDKGTQLYRYRDNPAKGMKRGPLSLKLAPLEKQLGFPVTVLQSETELPTDDYRSVVRDGAQGRVRGLFSHGRAYVIADNLDSVRDAVQTVLHEVVGHAGVRQVAGKRLDTVLDQLYRDMSDGLKKTLQTRYARQLQGKSDAQANRIIAEEYVAHLAERNPKNRWVQKVISVIRNALRRLFPNMEWRPEDVVELLASSRRALRNNGKESTERGQRYSDSHKADTFYSAVERGAAAVKSERLPAQSWLNAIKKYPNITDEEIQWLGLDIWLDSKKGQKLDKRQVLQFIRDNKIEIEEVRLDSYEPSQDEIDERMDWRERDFIEARLSDYNSGYYTEDIEDLLNDARDKYWDAEYDYYKEDLTSRYHSDDLEPDEAEAILDEDGGLDAGGIETRAEYLANNILEGVSSRELIDNYIDKSDLEEAAEAVYRDSGIYDEDRDDLDREIEEQSETKYREYATEGGDEYTELLLTLPDNQIWVRRAVEATHRIDEKELNALKQGDIPAGISIKRHDNLSYLYDNKTMWQPFRNYKSGIQEPIGSMVDSRQAVIDDLIEQAEAPALHPLPSHNNFHWSEGNVLAHVRFQTFMDTENNKVLLIDEVQSDWHQQGREKGYSDPYRDAEDDKLRLTIKELNSDLAAIKAQKVNVESEIEQAEKSAVEAYQAWLKKNQGYDVDSQVSRLNKLKDKMMHDSRQRYNKLYEAENNLIIEIKNHRKKVQAYNNAEPNAPLKQNWPNLVMKRMLRHAAENGFDRVAWTTGNQQARRYGNEETRHLKTIKVRPAYISRGDGGGFASGKVQLDIQTYDGSKLTVHSSPSLLEDHIGTRLANEVRVQLDKIKAGLDKQFDNYQVVESGESYQVRKPDQTLWPERNGSIRQFPSEAAAKEAIYDRIFSIKARDDAAFELDNLDEMVGGDQGMIAFYDNRLVNFIKKYTKKWGGKVGKVTLATGEGEQDFWSVPVTDKMKESVLKDGQPLFALRKNKRRVKRSNHKSSTASSAINNPQRGFQQRLRSMLNSKSARMRPIKVVNTPKQLIGIGAKDHSLTLARRVITKSTKTSHSVPMSVIERLPELLNDPELIFKGSKDDSYAVVIKAWEGDKPVMVAVNIKDGTIDSIHGRTPEQYQQYYKNGDLRYYKNNESLKLMGKSESSLDYSLYALIQYQGGERQPRDSDSRVRLVNAKTLVKQPTDQKDSGSDTRYALKKDLPDEVEKVINDIHGGIGKRRGWKQRVKDWLKEHPEISTAEGRYQGTLDTFHSIAEMERDSNDGKLLEGAHSAYKAALRTRNREGVMAALMGKGTPELKSGSVVFREGSKGFLEVLEPLAEQGELELWEVWAASKRAMRLLAEGRENLYTPERIKTVQAYVSSMPSMAKRFQQVFDDYQTFNSQILDFAEQAGLIDPESRKLWDKGDYIPFHRVHEVSGEAGEQSSVFRRKGLSGQKSGIKQLSGGVEKISPLEAMYRNTEALIDASFKNIAMQRIADLGEQTGAMEKAKGGIRLTAEDVKARLASMDVDTSKLTPEQLKRWKALLTKFTDLGEGTVTVSREGKASSYHVNDPLLLASITELGPQTISGLLKLLSIPKRVMTQLITVDPGFMLRNLSRDTLSTWMTVHPEINGKPLKVNPMLGAIRSLKKKIDNDDTRWSLMMAGGGGGGYYDLSPDNVRQKLSPAEQKRIINKPGQLWDAWQKFGSRFENANRLHVYERVIKQGGSVAEAAHQAQDVLNFTRKGQWQIINILVQTLPFFNARVQGLDRLWRGARADGKSGWAGIAPSFLLRGAGYMAASLGLLALYDDDKRYRSLPVWDKLNYHHVWLDGVHHRIPKPFEAGAIFGTLPEMIWQTSMGHEDLKWAKKMAGSMIFQTLAFDPVPQAFRPAMDIATNKNSFTDSPIIPLGLQYVKPEAQYDPWTSETMKQLVKAVPEGAPDWMRSPKKLQYLLEGYFGTIGRYVLAATDIGTRMAVDAPVRPALRARDLPVIGSFVRDGVDTTRYRSEMYEMQKELNDLVMTMNRYRDNGQRDKARKLKEDNREKLLARRGLNRYASRISRLRKQIRRVMENRVMTARVKRQRIDELSRQVNELSAEAVERYKGRF; encoded by the coding sequence ATGCTTAAATTCAAGGACTTTGCCAATACCCCCGAGTATCAGCAAGCAGACCCGGCGACCCGTCTGGAAATGCGTCGGGCTTATTTTGATACCCAGATCAGACCCCGGATTCCTGCCCGTTATGTAGACACCCAATGGCAGCAGTTTGACCAGGCTACCGGTGAGTTGGGTGATCCCACCCAGGGCTATTTTGGTGATACCCTTGATGCATTCCAACAGGGCTTTTATCGCGGTATAGGGGATCTGGCCAGTGGTGCGGATTATCTGGTGGGCGGTGATGGTGAGAATGCTGCGGCTGATTATTTACGGGGTGTTGCGGATGATCAACTGAACCAAATGTCTCCCGAAGGCCGGGAGGCCATGCAGGGTTTTGGTATTGAAGAAAAGCCGGACAGTTTTTTCGGGTATGGCTTAAAAGACACCAGTAGCTGGCGTGGTTTTCGTTTGCAGTTGGCGGCAGCGGCAGGCTCTTTTCTCCCGTCCATAATCCCAGGTGGCGCTGTTGCCCGTGGCCTGAGTTGGGGAGCCAAGGGGAAGCGGGCTTTTGACCTGGCGGATAAAGCCAGGAAGATTGAAACCGTGGATGACGCCCGTCGTGTTAAAAAGCTCAATGATCGAATCAACCGGACAGCCTTTGCCACCGGCTATGGTGCTACCGGTGGAGCCATGATCGGTGGCGGTGCCGCTGAACAGACCAAACAGGTAGTTTTAAATTCCGGCTATGAAGACCTGAAAGACCTGCCCCGGTTTCAGGAACTGTATCGCCAGGAGTATGAATCTGCCGGTGGTGGTGACACCCGCGCCCCCTTTGAGCGGGCCAGGGAATTGTTAGCCGCTGAAGCGGCCAAGGAATCCTTTGCCCCGGCTGCCGGTGTGGGCGCCTTATCAATGGGCGTCGCTGGTCCGCTATTGGATAGGCTTGGCCGGGGACTGGGAGCCACTGGCCGGATCAGTAACGCAGGCAAAGGTGTTGTGGTTGAGGGTGCCCAGGAATTTACCGAAGGCGCAGGCCAGCAGGTAGCCAGCAACCTTGGCCAGCAAAGTATCGGTATGGAAGTGGATACCACCCAGGGCGCAATGGCCGAAGGTCTAACCGGTGCCATTGTGGGTGGTCCGGTGGGTGGTGTTGTGGGGGCCGTACCTACTCCCCAGGGACGACCGGACCAGGGGGATGTTCAACAAACCCTGAAGGATCTGCATAGCCAGCGCCAGACCTTGCAGGATCAAATGACCCGGCCAGATGCTGACAGGGCGATCCTCACCGGCTTACTGCGCAAGAATGCCATTGCCACTGCCCAGGCTGAATCCCTGGTTCGTGGCCGTCAGGAGATTCCATTAGGTAAGGCGGTGGATCTGCCGCCACAGGTCCCACCCCAAACCCCTCCGGGTTCTACCCATCAACCTCACACTGAAAGCACCCGCCAGCAACACCCGGACGATCCCCGCTATACCGGCAATGAAGAAACCGACCTGCAACTGTACGCCAGCCGTGCCAGCGCTTTGAATAAACTGCTGCACGGGCAGAAGTGGACAAAACAACAACGCCCCCTGAAGCGGCAACTCAAGGCACTGGTGAAACAGCGCAAGGAATTGGAAAAAAAGTCCCAGACACTGGCCGCCACACAGACTGATCCCTTTACCCCGGCAGATAGCCAGCCCCAGATAGAGGCCATCAGTAAGGCATTAAAGCAGGGAGACAGTGAAGCCGCCAGCCAGTTAATCACGGCACTGGCAAAACAGACCGGTCAGGAGCTGAAGCAGCTTGCCCGGCAACAGCCTGATCCTGAAGCCGCCACACAGGAACAATTTACTGACCGTGGCACCATAGATACCCCCCTGGATGAACTATCCTTGAGCGATGATGTGCCGCAGTTCAAGAGCGGTGCCAATGAGAATGGGGTGGTTGAACCACTGGGCGGGGAATTTGACCGTACCGGTTTATCACCGATTCAGGTATGGGTGCGGAAAGATGGCCGTAAAGAGGTGATCAGTGGCCGTCATCGCCTTGACCTGGCACGGCGTAGTGGTGAGGAAACCATCCCGGCACAGTACCACTATGAGGCAGAAGGGTTCGACCGTGATCAGGCGGCGGTGCTCGATGCCATACTCAATATCAGGGAAGGGCAGGGGAAAGTAAGAGATTATGTGGGATTCATCCAGTCCACCGGACTCACCGAAGAAGAAGCAGACGCACAGGGAATACTGGCAAGAGCGACAGGCCGAAGGGCTTACACCATCGCAACTCAGGGAGGTGATACGCTCATTGCCGCCCACGGAGCGGGTGAAATCACCGACGAAGCCGCCACACGAATAGCGCGGGCTGCACCTAAAAATGAGGCATTGCAGGCCGTTGGCCTGAAAGCCCTTCAGGATGGCAAGACCATCACCCTGGCTGAAAACATGGTCAAGGCTGTTGGCACCATGACACAGGGGCAGCAGAGCGAGAGTGAGGGCGGCGACCTGTTTGGTTTTGATGACAGCGCCCTGAAAGAAGCGGAGAACCTTGCCCGTCAAGCAGCGGCAAAACAGGCAGCCATCCAGAAAACCCTGTCTGCCGTGCAGGGGGCTGCCAAGCGCCCGGATCTTGCTGCCAAAGAAGGGGTGGATGTAAAGAACCCGGCAGCGGTTAAGGCACGGATTGCCGAGCTGAAAAAGGAAAAGCAGGCGTGGGAGAACTGGCACACTAACCCTGAACTGACCGCACAGTTGCGGGAGAGTCTGCCGGAGCCGGAAGCCAAACCAGAACTGGAGCTAAATAGCCCTTCAGAAAAAGAACTGGCCGCACAGGAGAAAGCCCGCCAGCAAACCGAAAGCCGTGAACAGACAGAGAAAAAGGCACAGGAAAATAAAGCGAAAGCGGACAGTGAGGCCAAGGACTTTGAACTGGGTATTCAGGGCAGTGGGCAGGATGTGTCGGCAAAGCAGTCTGACCTTTTGACTGAACAACCAGCCACAACCCGCACCGAAAAACAAGGTAAAAAAAATCAGGAAAAAACCGCGCAGAAAAATCCTGAAAAAAATGAAGAAAAAAAATCAGGAAAAAAAGCGCCGGAAAAAACCGGGAAAAAATCCGCAGAGAAACCCGCAGAAAAAATTGAGGACTTTGGCGAAAAAATCGGCGGTGCCCGCAAGGATGTCTGGGGTGGGTTCCGTGATGCCCTGGTAGATGATCTTGACCTGTCCATCCTGCCCCTGAGTAAAACCTTTCCGCAACCGGATTACGTCAAGCTGGCAGAAGCGGGGGTTGACCGTGAGGTGCTGGGATTGATTGCGGCTATCCGTGCGGAGATTCCTGCCAATAAACCCCGGCGATCATACCGGTTGGAGCAGTGGGCCACTAACGTAAAGGCTGCCCGTGAACTGGCACGGATGATGATTGATGGTGAGCGCACGGCAGCGCAGATGCGTGAGTTGATGAGAACAACCGAGTTCAGGGGGTTCAGGCCTATTGCCGATATTGGCCCGGTACTGGCGCAGGTTGAGCCTGCCGACCTGAAAAAAGCCGGTCACTATCGTATCCGCAGTGGTCATTTCAATGTATTCAATGGCAAAAGCTACCCTGGTGGCAAGACCTTCTGGTTCCTGGCAACGGATACTCGCCGCGTTATTGACGGGACGAGTGGTGAGACACTGGCCGCAGTGCAAGCCAAGGCGGTGGACTATATCAATCAGCGGCTGGCGGATGAGTCAGGTAGTAGCGGTGGCCGGAAAACCACCTTTGGGGTATTCCAGAACAGGCAAAGCAAGCAGTACTGGGTTGGTAAAAAAATCGCTGCCGGTAAATATATCAAACTGAAAACCGGCTTTGACAAGGTGGCCGATGCCCGTGCTTTTCTCAAAGAAAACCAGCAGTGGCTTGAGGATGAGCTGAAGAAACGCAAGGAAATACCGGCCCATCGCCGTGAAACCAATCATGCCCGTAAAGGCCGTGACTACCGCAAGGGTAAGGATGTCACCCCGGAGGACTTTGGTAAGGCCTTTGGTTTCCGTGGGGTCGAGTTCGGTAACTGGGTGGAACAGCATAAGCGCCAGACGGACTTGAATGAGGCCTATGATGCCCTGCATGACCTGGCGGAATTGCTCGGTATTCCCACACAGGGGATCTCCCTGAATGGTGAGCTGGGGCTGGCCTTTGGTGCCCGTGGCCGAAAAGGGGCAAAAGCCCATTATGAGCCGGATTATGTGGTCATCAACCTGACCAAGAAGAGCGGCCCCGGTTCCCTCGCCCATGAATGGTGGCACGCCCTCGACAACTACTTTGCCCGCAGCCGGGGTGATAAGCATGAGTTTATCAGCCGTAACATTCGCAAGTCTGTGTATGACAAGGCGCAGGGTGAATGGCGAAAGGATACCCATGTCCGTGATGAGGTGGAGTCTGCATTTCAGGCAGTGGTAGAGGCGATCCGCGCAACCGGCCTGCCAAAACGGTCAAAGGCACTCGATGGTTTACGTACAAAAGATTACTGGTCAACGATGGTTGAGATGACCGCCCGCACCTTTGAAACCTTTGTTATTGACCGGCTGGCGGTCAGTGGTTTTGAGAATGACTATCTGGCAAATGTGTCCAGTGTCGATGCCTTCAGTGCTGCCGGGGTGGACTACCCCTACCTGCTGGCCGCAGAAGAAAAAGCCGTTCACGATGCCTTTGAAAAGCTGTTTAAAACCATTAAGCACCGCAAGACCGACAAAGGCACCCAGCTTTACCGCTACCGTGATAATCCCGCCAAGGGCATGAAACGCGGGCCGTTGTCATTAAAACTGGCTCCCCTGGAAAAGCAACTCGGTTTCCCCGTCACGGTGTTACAAAGTGAAACAGAGTTACCCACAGACGACTACCGTAGTGTGGTACGTGATGGCGCACAGGGACGGGTGCGGGGGCTTTTCAGTCATGGCCGTGCCTATGTGATTGCTGACAACCTGGACAGTGTGCGGGATGCGGTACAGACGGTGCTCCATGAAGTGGTGGGTCATGCCGGTGTCCGGCAGGTGGCCGGTAAGCGGCTGGACACGGTGCTGGATCAGCTTTACCGGGATATGTCGGACGGCCTGAAGAAAACCCTGCAAACCCGTTATGCCAGGCAGTTACAGGGCAAAAGTGACGCACAGGCTAACCGGATTATCGCGGAAGAATATGTGGCCCATCTTGCCGAGCGGAACCCGAAAAACCGGTGGGTGCAGAAAGTGATATCGGTGATTCGCAACGCCTTGCGGCGGTTATTCCCGAACATGGAGTGGCGGCCTGAAGATGTGGTTGAACTGCTGGCAAGTTCCCGTCGTGCATTAAGGAATAACGGTAAAGAGTCCACAGAGCGTGGACAAAGGTACAGTGATAGCCATAAGGCGGATACCTTTTATTCTGCCGTGGAACGGGGAGCGGCAGCGGTGAAGTCGGAGCGGTTGCCTGCCCAGAGCTGGCTGAATGCTATTAAAAAATACCCCAATATCACCGATGAGGAAATCCAGTGGCTGGGGCTGGATATCTGGCTGGACAGCAAAAAGGGGCAAAAACTGGATAAACGGCAGGTGCTTCAGTTTATCCGTGATAACAAGATTGAGATAGAGGAAGTGCGGCTGGATAGTTATGAGCCATCGCAGGACGAAATTGATGAGCGGATGGATTGGAGGGAGAGAGATTTTATTGAAGCCCGATTAAGTGATTATAACAGCGGCTATTATACCGAGGACATTGAAGACCTGCTCAATGATGCCCGTGATAAATACTGGGATGCTGAATACGACTATTACAAAGAAGACCTGACCAGCCGTTATCACAGTGATGATCTTGAGCCTGATGAGGCCGAGGCCATTCTGGATGAGGACGGTGGGCTGGATGCGGGGGGGATCGAAACCCGTGCAGAGTACCTGGCGAATAATATTCTGGAAGGGGTATCGTCCCGAGAGCTAATAGATAACTACATAGACAAGTCCGATCTGGAGGAAGCCGCAGAAGCCGTTTATCGGGATAGTGGCATTTATGATGAAGACCGGGATGATCTTGACCGGGAAATAGAAGAACAAAGCGAAACCAAATACCGTGAGTACGCCACTGAGGGCGGCGATGAGTATACCGAACTGCTGCTGACCCTGCCGGATAACCAGATTTGGGTACGGCGGGCAGTGGAGGCTACGCACCGGATTGATGAAAAAGAATTAAACGCCTTAAAACAGGGTGATATTCCCGCAGGTATTTCTATCAAAAGACACGATAACCTTTCCTACCTGTATGACAATAAAACCATGTGGCAGCCTTTCAGAAATTACAAATCAGGGATTCAGGAGCCGATAGGATCAATGGTGGATTCAAGGCAAGCCGTCATAGATGACCTGATTGAACAGGCAGAAGCCCCGGCACTACACCCGTTACCTTCCCATAATAATTTCCACTGGAGTGAGGGTAATGTTCTTGCCCATGTCCGTTTCCAGACGTTTATGGATACCGAGAATAACAAGGTACTGCTGATTGATGAGGTGCAAAGCGACTGGCACCAGCAGGGGCGGGAGAAGGGCTATAGTGATCCTTATCGGGATGCGGAAGATGATAAGCTACGACTAACGATTAAAGAATTAAACTCAGACCTTGCTGCTATCAAGGCTCAGAAAGTGAACGTAGAGTCAGAAATAGAGCAAGCAGAAAAATCTGCTGTTGAGGCTTATCAGGCATGGCTGAAAAAGAACCAAGGCTATGATGTTGATTCACAAGTATCCAGGTTAAATAAACTGAAAGACAAAATGATGCACGACTCCCGGCAGCGTTATAATAAGTTATACGAAGCTGAGAATAACCTGATCATAGAAATAAAAAATCACAGAAAGAAAGTCCAAGCCTACAACAACGCCGAACCCAACGCCCCCCTGAAACAAAACTGGCCGAACCTGGTTATGAAGCGGATGCTGCGCCATGCGGCGGAGAATGGTTTTGACAGGGTGGCGTGGACCACGGGGAATCAGCAAGCCCGTCGCTATGGGAATGAAGAAACCCGGCATCTGAAAACAATAAAGGTCAGACCCGCTTACATTAGCAGAGGGGATGGTGGCGGTTTCGCTTCCGGGAAGGTTCAGCTTGATATACAGACTTACGATGGTAGCAAGCTGACAGTCCATTCATCCCCTTCATTGCTGGAAGATCATATCGGGACACGTCTGGCTAACGAGGTGCGGGTACAACTGGATAAGATAAAGGCAGGGCTGGATAAACAGTTTGATAATTATCAGGTGGTAGAGTCTGGAGAAAGTTATCAGGTGAGGAAACCTGACCAGACGCTTTGGCCAGAGCGCAACGGCTCCATTCGACAGTTTCCCTCAGAGGCTGCGGCCAAAGAAGCCATTTATGACCGGATTTTCAGTATAAAAGCGAGAGACGATGCCGCGTTTGAATTAGACAACCTGGATGAAATGGTCGGCGGCGATCAGGGCATGATTGCCTTCTACGACAACCGGCTGGTGAATTTCATCAAGAAGTACACCAAAAAATGGGGCGGCAAGGTGGGCAAGGTGACACTGGCAACCGGCGAGGGTGAGCAGGATTTCTGGTCAGTGCCGGTGACGGATAAGATGAAAGAATCCGTACTGAAAGATGGCCAGCCGTTGTTTGCCTTGCGGAAGAATAAGCGCAGGGTAAAGCGATCTAACCATAAGAGTAGTACTGCTTCATCTGCAATAAATAATCCACAGCGAGGGTTTCAGCAGCGCTTGAGAAGTATGCTGAACTCGAAGAGCGCAAGAATGCGTCCGATTAAGGTTGTTAATACGCCAAAACAGTTGATTGGTATTGGCGCAAAAGATCACTCACTCACTCTTGCCAGAAGAGTTATAACCAAGTCAACGAAAACAAGTCACTCTGTCCCGATGAGTGTTATTGAGCGACTGCCTGAATTGCTAAATGACCCTGAACTGATTTTTAAAGGCAGTAAGGATGATAGTTATGCGGTCGTTATAAAGGCGTGGGAAGGTGATAAGCCGGTTATGGTTGCTGTCAATATAAAGGACGGTACGATTGATAGTATTCATGGCAGAACCCCTGAACAGTATCAACAGTATTATAAGAATGGTGATCTTCGGTACTACAAAAACAACGAAAGCCTGAAGCTGATGGGAAAAAGTGAATCGAGTCTCGACTACTCACTATATGCCCTGATTCAATATCAAGGTGGGGAGCGGCAGCCTAGAGACTCAGATTCACGGGTCAGATTAGTCAATGCCAAAACCCTTGTCAAACAACCCACAGACCAGAAAGACAGTGGTTCTGATACCCGCTACGCCCTGAAAAAAGACCTGCCCGATGAGGTGGAAAAAGTCATTAATGATATCCACGGGGGTATCGGCAAGCGCCGGGGCTGGAAGCAGCGGGTGAAGGACTGGCTGAAGGAACACCCTGAGATCAGCACAGCCGAAGGCCGGTATCAAGGGACGCTCGATACTTTCCATTCCATCGCTGAAATGGAGCGGGACAGTAATGACGGCAAGTTGCTCGAAGGGGCACACTCGGCTTACAAGGCTGCCCTGCGTACCCGCAACCGCGAAGGGGTGATGGCGGCCTTAATGGGCAAGGGGACACCTGAGTTAAAGAGTGGCAGTGTCGTGTTCCGTGAGGGCAGCAAGGGCTTTCTTGAGGTACTGGAACCCCTGGCGGAACAGGGAGAACTGGAACTGTGGGAAGTCTGGGCAGCCAGTAAGCGGGCGATGCGGTTGCTGGCGGAAGGCCGGGAGAACCTGTATACCCCGGAGCGGATTAAAACGGTGCAGGCTTATGTTAGCTCGATGCCGTCAATGGCAAAACGCTTTCAGCAAGTCTTTGATGATTACCAGACCTTCAACAGCCAGATCCTTGATTTTGCAGAACAGGCCGGGTTGATTGATCCTGAGTCCCGCAAGCTGTGGGATAAGGGCGATTATATCCCGTTCCATCGGGTGCATGAGGTGTCTGGGGAAGCCGGGGAGCAATCCAGTGTCTTCCGTCGCAAAGGGTTGTCCGGGCAGAAGTCCGGTATCAAGCAATTATCCGGCGGTGTGGAAAAGATCAGCCCCCTGGAGGCCATGTACCGCAATACCGAAGCCCTGATTGATGCCAGCTTTAAAAACATAGCCATGCAGCGCATTGCCGATCTCGGTGAGCAAACCGGGGCAATGGAGAAAGCGAAGGGGGGTATCCGGCTGACGGCGGAGGATGTGAAAGCCCGCCTTGCCTCGATGGATGTGGATACCAGCAAGCTGACCCCTGAGCAGTTAAAACGCTGGAAGGCCCTGCTGACCAAATTCACTGACCTTGGTGAAGGTACGGTGACAGTTTCCCGTGAGGGTAAGGCTAGTAGTTATCATGTGAATGACCCGCTATTGCTGGCCTCCATTACCGAGCTGGGACCGCAGACCATTAGCGGCTTGCTGAAATTGCTGTCTATCCCGAAGCGGGTGATGACCCAGCTTATTACAGTAGACCCCGGCTTTATGCTGCGAAACCTGTCCAGGGATACCCTGTCTACCTGGATGACCGTACACCCTGAAATCAATGGCAAGCCCCTGAAGGTCAACCCGATGCTGGGGGCTATCCGCAGCCTGAAAAAGAAAATAGATAACGATGATACCCGCTGGTCGCTGATGATGGCCGGAGGCGGTGGTGGTGGCTACTATGACCTGTCACCGGACAATGTGCGCCAGAAACTGTCACCGGCAGAGCAGAAGCGGATTATCAATAAGCCCGGCCAGCTTTGGGATGCCTGGCAAAAATTTGGTTCCCGGTTTGAGAATGCCAACCGGCTCCATGTGTATGAGCGGGTGATCAAGCAGGGGGGCAGTGTGGCCGAGGCCGCGCACCAGGCGCAGGATGTACTGAACTTTACCCGCAAGGGCCAGTGGCAAATTATTAATATTCTGGTGCAGACCCTGCCCTTCTTTAATGCCAGGGTGCAGGGACTTGACCGGTTATGGCGGGGAGCCAGGGCCGATGGCAAATCGGGCTGGGCCGGTATTGCGCCGTCTTTCCTGTTGCGGGGTGCCGGTTATATGGCTGCCAGTCTGGGACTGCTGGCACTCTATGATGACGATAAGCGATACAGGTCACTGCCTGTCTGGGACAAACTGAACTATCACCATGTCTGGCTTGATGGTGTTCACCACCGGATACCCAAGCCCTTTGAGGCGGGGGCCATCTTTGGCACCCTGCCGGAAATGATCTGGCAGACTTCAATGGGCCATGAGGATCTGAAGTGGGCGAAGAAAATGGCCGGTAGCATGATCTTCCAGACCCTGGCTTTTGACCCTGTACCCCAGGCATTTCGCCCGGCAATGGATATAGCCACCAATAAAAACAGTTTCACTGACTCACCGATTATTCCCCTGGGTTTGCAGTATGTGAAGCCAGAGGCCCAGTATGATCCCTGGACATCGGAAACCATGAAGCAACTGGTGAAAGCCGTGCCTGAAGGGGCACCGGACTGGATGCGATCACCCAAAAAACTCCAGTATCTGCTGGAGGGGTATTTCGGCACCATCGGTCGCTATGTCCTGGCCGCCACCGATATTGGCACCCGTATGGCGGTGGATGCTCCAGTCCGTCCTGCCCTGAGAGCAAGGGATCTGCCGGTAATAGGCAGTTTTGTCCGTGACGGTGTGGATACCACCCGCTATCGCTCGGAGATGTATGAGATGCAAAAAGAGCTGAATGACCTGGTGATGACCATGAACCGTTACCGGGACAATGGCCAGCGGGATAAGGCCAGAAAGCTGAAAGAGGATAACCGGGAAAAGCTGCTGGCTCGCCGGGGATTGAATCGCTACGCCAGCCGCATCAGCCGCCTCCGCAAGCAGATCCGCAGGGTCATGGAAAACCGGGTGATGACCGCCAGGGTCAAGCGCCAGCGGATAGACGAACTGAGCCGCCAGGTGAATGAACTGTCAGCGGAAGCGGTGGAGCGGTATAAAGGGCGGTTTTAG